The region TGGGGGAGTGGGAGAATAAATCTTTTCCCTCTCCCTTCTCCCTCATCCCTCTCCCTCTTCCTCTGAAGTCTCTCAAAGCAGATACAAATTAACGATGAAAGTTCAGACGGATTTGGTATTTGTATTTTTAACAAATTCAGGTATTAGAATTCAGCAAGCGGCTGCTGACGGGCAACAATCATCGGATTTGGGGTTAGAATTTGGCAAAAAAATAGTCGAACTTGCCTTTAATATTATACCGCAAATTTTGTGGGCGATCGGCATTTTGCTATTAACGCGAATCGCTATTAATATTGTCGGTCGTATTACTCGCAAAGCTCTCAAAAGCGCTCAGCCAACTGTGCGGAATTTCTTAATCCAAACATCTGAAATTTTGACGTTAGTCGTGGGAGTTGTCGCTTTTCTCAATGCTTTGGGTATTCAAGCAAATAGTATAGTCGCGGCGATCGGTGCTGCTGGTTTGGCGATCGGCTTGGCTTTACAAAATACTCTATCACACTTTGCTGCTGGCATCATGCTGATTAGTCTGCGTCCGTTTGAGGTGGGAGATTTTATTGAAGGTGCTGGTGTTTCTGGTGTGGTGAATAGTATCGGTATTTTCTTTACTACATTGGTGACACCAGACAATGTGAAAATTACCGTACCCAATGGCAATCTTTTTACCAGTACGGTGAAAAATACTACTGCGATGGGGACGCGCCGGGTTGATTTGTCGATCGATATTGGCGAACGACAAATCGAACCTACGATTAATTTGCTTTTATATGTTGTCCAACAGCATCCTTTAGTGTTAAAAGATCCGCAGCCTACTTGTGAGGTTGCTTCTATTGCAGCTAAAAGTACTGTTTTGTATCTGCGTCCTTGGTGCGATGCTAAAGTTTACGAAATAGTGCGATCGCAAGTACAACAACAGGTTAAAGAAGTGTTGAATAACCCTCTAACCAGTGTAAATTTCCGCGATCGCCTGAGTGACTCGCTGTAAATCTTCTGCTGTTAAATTAGAACCTGAAGGTAAGCACAAACCGCGATCGAATAAGTCTTCTGCGATCGCACCTCCAATAACTTCACACTCGGCAAATACTGGTTGTAAATGCAGCGGTTTCCAAACTGGACGCGCTTCTATTTTCTGTTTGGCAAGTGTGAGGCGAACTTGTTCTCGATCGACACCAAAAGCCGCCTGGTCAATTGTCAAGCAAGTCAGCCAGCGAGTAGCGCGTCCGAAGTCTGCTTCTGGCATAAATTCTATCCCAGGCAATTTTCCTAACGCTTGTTGATAAACCTCACAATTGTGTCTTCTCGCGTTTACTCGCGCTTCTAAAACGCGCAATTGACCGCGACCGATTCCAGCCAAAACGTTGCTGAGGCGATAGTTATAGCCAACTACGGAATGTTGGTAATGGGGTGCATTATCGCGTGCTTGGGTAGCTAGAAAACGCGCTCTTGCTACGATATTTTCATCATCGGAAACTAACATTCCGCCGCCGGAAGTGGTGATAATTTTATTACCGTTAAATGAGAAAATGCCGATTTTACCAAATATACCGGGTGATTTACCTTTATAGGTTGCGCCTAATGATTCGGCGGCGTCTTCAATTAAGGGGACTTCGTATTCGGAACAAGCGGCTAAAATGGGATCGATATCGGCACTTTGTCCGTAAAGATGTACGATGACAACTGCTTTGGGTAATTTGCCAATTTTGGCTCGTTTTTCTAGTGCTTCTCGCAATAAGTTGGGGTCGATGTTCCAGGTAGTGCGATCGCTATCAATAAAAACTGGTTTAGCTTTCAAATAAGTAATCGGACTAGCACTAGCAATAAAAGTTAAAGTCGAGCAAAAAACCTCATCTCCAGGTTGAATACCTGCTAATTCTAAAGCCAAGTGTAAAGCCGCTGTACCGGAACTCACAGCCGCCGCGTGTTTAGCGCCTACTACTTGACAGAATTCTTGCTCGAAAGCATCGACGTGAGGGCCAACGGGCGCGATCCAGTTGGTATCAAAAGCTTCTTGGACAAAC is a window of Aerosakkonema funiforme FACHB-1375 DNA encoding:
- a CDS encoding mechanosensitive ion channel family protein, which translates into the protein MKVQTDLVFVFLTNSGIRIQQAAADGQQSSDLGLEFGKKIVELAFNIIPQILWAIGILLLTRIAINIVGRITRKALKSAQPTVRNFLIQTSEILTLVVGVVAFLNALGIQANSIVAAIGAAGLAIGLALQNTLSHFAAGIMLISLRPFEVGDFIEGAGVSGVVNSIGIFFTTLVTPDNVKITVPNGNLFTSTVKNTTAMGTRRVDLSIDIGERQIEPTINLLLYVVQQHPLVLKDPQPTCEVASIAAKSTVLYLRPWCDAKVYEIVRSQVQQQVKEVLNNPLTSVNFRDRLSDSL
- a CDS encoding DegT/DnrJ/EryC1/StrS family aminotransferase, with the translated sequence MTKQILLSTPHMGDLEQKFVQEAFDTNWIAPVGPHVDAFEQEFCQVVGAKHAAAVSSGTAALHLALELAGIQPGDEVFCSTLTFIASASPITYLKAKPVFIDSDRTTWNIDPNLLREALEKRAKIGKLPKAVVIVHLYGQSADIDPILAACSEYEVPLIEDAAESLGATYKGKSPGIFGKIGIFSFNGNKIITTSGGGMLVSDDENIVARARFLATQARDNAPHYQHSVVGYNYRLSNVLAGIGRGQLRVLEARVNARRHNCEVYQQALGKLPGIEFMPEADFGRATRWLTCLTIDQAAFGVDREQVRLTLAKQKIEARPVWKPLHLQPVFAECEVIGGAIAEDLFDRGLCLPSGSNLTAEDLQRVTQAIAEIYTG